The following nucleotide sequence is from Corynebacterium hindlerae.
TGGCTACTTCGAGATGGAAAACCCGCAGGGCTTCGATGCACACGAGTGTGAGATGTACGTTGATGAGGTGCTGCCCAATGGGGTGCCGGTGCGTGGCTTCATCGACCGGGTAGATATCGCTCCTACCGGCGAGGTCCGTGTGGTGGACTACAAGACGGGTAAGAAACCGCTCCCCCAGTATTCCCAGGCCGCGCAGTTCCAGATGCGGTTCTACGCGCTGGTGTATTGGCGGCTATTCGATCAGATCCCCACCCAGCTGCGCCTGATGTATCTGAAGGTGATGGATTCGATGATCCTCACTCCGTCCCGGGAAGAACTGGAGTATTTCGAGCGTGACCTAGGTGAATTGTGGGCCAAGATCGAAGGCGACGGCAAGGAAGGGACGTTCCGCCCGAAGACCTCAAAGCTGTGCGGTTGGTGCCATCATCAGCCGATCTGTCCGGCTTTTGGTGGCACGCCTCCGGACTACCCGGGGTGGCCGGGTAGCACCGCAGACTAGAACAATCCGGTGATCTCTCCGCTGGGGGTGACGTCGATTCCTTCCGCGGCAGGGAACTTGGGTAGGCCCGGCATGGTCATGACGTCGCCGGTGAGTGCGACGATGAACCCGGCACCTATGCGGGGAATGAATTTGCGCACGTGCAGGGTGTGCCCCGTTGGGGCGCCGAGCGCAGTGGGGTCATCGGAGAAGGAGTACTGGGTTTTGGAAATACACACGGGAAGCGTGTCCCAACCCTGTTGCTGCAGGTATTTGAGGTCTTTTTGGGCGT
It contains:
- a CDS encoding RecB family exonuclease; the encoded protein is MAAKKPRPLALSPSRASDYQQCPLLYRFRAIDRLPEPSTVAQVKGTLVHAVLEEMHKLPREQRTYPAAVKRLKPHWARMCAEDAELEQLVPDDQLYDFLVESRTLLRGYFEMENPQGFDAHECEMYVDEVLPNGVPVRGFIDRVDIAPTGEVRVVDYKTGKKPLPQYSQAAQFQMRFYALVYWRLFDQIPTQLRLMYLKVMDSMILTPSREELEYFERDLGELWAKIEGDGKEGTFRPKTSKLCGWCHHQPICPAFGGTPPDYPGWPGSTAD